From the Bacillus sp. Marseille-P3661 genome, the window TAAGTCCAACGGAAATTGTCTGGGTGTATTTTCAATTAGCTGGTGTAGTAGCAATTGCGTTCACAATACCCATATTAGCTTGGCAGCTTTGGTTATTTATTAAACCAGCTTTAAAGCCGTTCGAGCGGAAGGTCACATTATCATATATACCAGCCTTGTTTATATTATTTATTGCGGGACTGTGCTTTGGTTACTTTTTTATATTTCCTATTGTTTTTGACTTTTTACTATCGTTATCTGCTGACAACTTTCAAACGATGTTTACAACAGAGAAATATTTTCAGTTCTTATTAAAAATCACATTACCATTTGCCGTATTATTTGAATTACCTGTCGTGGTAATGTTTTTAACTAGCTTAGGTATTATTGATCCTCAAAAGCTATCGAAAATCAGAAAGTATGCGTATTTTGTATTAGTTATTATATCTGCAGTTGTAACACCGCCAGATTTTTTAACGCAAACACTAGTGATGATTCCGATGTTTATCTTATATGAGGCAAGTATTTCGATGTC encodes:
- the tatC gene encoding twin-arginine translocase subunit TatC, encoding MNLVDHLDELRNRIIVTAVAFIVFFIAAFIFVQDIYNFFVRNLEIKLSVLSPTEIVWVYFQLAGVVAIAFTIPILAWQLWLFIKPALKPFERKVTLSYIPALFILFIAGLCFGYFFIFPIVFDFLLSLSADNFQTMFTTEKYFQFLLKITLPFAVLFELPVVVMFLTSLGIIDPQKLSKIRKYAYFVLVIISAVVTPPDFLTQTLVMIPMFILYEASISMSRIIYRKKLKKEKKLAEEYGLTNINDDTTDETNVK